The sequence cacacacactcactcactcactcactcactcactcacacacacacacacacacacacacacacacacacacacacacacacacacacacacacacatatatatatatatatatatatatatatatatatatatatatatacacatatgtatacatatgtatttttttttacggtaggttcatgtttgaaccgccgtggtcacagcatgatacttatttgtagttttcataatgtgatgctcttggagtgagtacgtggtagggtctccagttcctttccacggagagtgccggtgttaccttttaggtgatcattctctctattttatccgggcttgggaccagcactgacttgggctggcttggccacccagcggctaggtaggcaatcgaggtgaagttcattgcccaagggaacaacgcgccgaccggtgactcgaaccctcgaactcagattgccgtcgtggcagtcttgagtccgatgctctaaccactcggccaccgcggctagtatacatatgtatacatatatatatgtgtgtgtgtgtgtgtgtgtgtgtgtgtgtgtgtgtttgtgtatgtgtgtgtgtttgtgtatgtgtgtgtgtgtgtgcgtgtgtgtgtgtgtgtgtgtgtgtgtgtgtgcacatgattAATGCAACAACTATGTATCGGGATTCCAGGACCTactttaacaacaacaaacacaacaaaaatcatACCTGGTTTAGCATTTAATCACAGAAAAAATAAGActtttgataatggtgataatcttGAAtcggtgattatgataataataatgataacaatgataataataatagaaattatactgataataacaatgataatgatgataataacaatcataataatatcaataaagatgataataatagcaataatgataataacagcaatgataatacctataataacaacaacaacaaccagttttgacacccccctttctctctctctctctctctctctctctccgcccacgTTCACGCCCACAGCCTGGCCGCCCTTGTATGTGATCACGCCCACGTACAGACGCAACACACAGATGGCTGACATGACACGGATGTCACAGACCCTGATGCTTGTTCCGAATTTACACTGGATCGTTGTGGAAGATGCAGAGGTGAGGCGTTGAGGTAGAgagcgtgtgtttatgtgggggtcGGGAAAGGGTTGTGTGGTTCTGTGTTGGTTTGGCTGATTGGGTTTGGTTACGGGTGTGtattgggtgtgtctgtgtgtttgtttttggtaacgggtgtgtattgggtgtgtttgtgtgtttgtctttaggtatgggtgttttttgtttgtttgtgtttgttttagtttatgggtgtgtatttgggtgtgtttgggtgttttttttggtatgggtgtgttttttgtttgtttaggtgtTTGCATTTGGTtacgggtgtgtttgtgtttgtttgtgtgcttgttttggATATGagtgtgcttttgtttgtttgtgtttgtatatggttATGGGTGTGTTCTGCTTGCGTGTGGATTTTGGGTGTacttgtatgtgtttattttgcatttgtttgattttgttttcgtttatgGGTAATGTTCTCGCTTATGGGTTTGCGTGTGCTCgtgtccttgtttgtttgtttgtgtttgttttcggaTGTTCTTGCGTATGGGATTacgcgtgcttgtgtgcgttttgtttgtttgtgttgtttgtttgtgtatgcgaatgtatttctgtgtgtatgtgtgtacacacacgcgcatatatatatatatatatatatatatatatatatatatatatatatattatatattatatatatcatatatattatatatatatatatatatatatatatatatatatatttgtgtgtgtgtgtgtgtgtgtgtgtgtgtgtgtgtgtgtgtgtgcgtgtgtatgtatgtatgtatgtatgtgtgtgtgtgtatatatatatatatatatatatatatatatatatatatatatatatatgtatatatatcattccctTCTCGATCACTTATCATCACTAGACTCGTTTGATCCCTGCAGAAGACGAGCCAGGTGGTGCGGGACCTTCTGGACAGAACAGGCATGCCCTATACCCATCTGTGCGCCACGATGCCAGATGAATACAAGGATCAGAAGAGCATGGGAAAAGGTGTCTTTAACAGGTAAATGAGTCTGTTCGCTCACAAGCCTCTTGCTAATTTTAGGTCCTTGtgtgctataacattttaaaatgaaatattcggAAAAGTGTGGTTTTTATTTACGTAAAATATATGTTCGTTGGAAAAGGTGTTTTTATCGGGTAAATATGATATCAAGTATTTGTTGATTATAATATTCTAAAGTAAGTATTCGGAAAAGTGTGGTTTTGATTTACGTAAAATATACGTTCATGGGAAGGTATGAAACTACTTATGAATCTCTGTCTGTGGAAAGAATTCCTTTAACAGGCAATTTGCAGTGTGGAAACAACCCCCTAACAATACTCTATCTTATGGGTGGCTGTTTGCGAAAAGGGTGCTTTTCAACGTGTGAATTGGAAGGTAACGAACGGTATTTGCCAACAACACTCCCTCTTATGAATCTCTGTTTGAAAACCCTCGGTTCCTGGAAGGCTGCAAAGTTTTTagcgaaaatgttttttttttttatacacctcCCCCTCGTCACCTTTTGCATTTttagtagtgataatggtaatagcaatgataaaaatgataatgacaataatgataatgataatgatgatgatgatgatgatgatgatgatgatgatgatgatgatgatgatgatgatgatgatgatgatgatgatgatgatgatgatgatggtgatgatgatgacaataataatagtaaagaaaacaataatgaaaattgtaaaatatcagccaaataataataataacaataataataataataattattattgttattataataacaattaaaacagtaataatgataacaataatgataataagaataagaatgataatactctatgataaaaatggtaataataagcatgttcataatgataatagtactaatactactactactactaataataaaataatgataataatgataatgataatggtaataatgataataatgataatgataatggtaataatgataatgataatgttaatggtaatgatgataataatgatgataacatttataacacTACTACTGAATCGACACAACGaatgacatcatcatcaacaacaataacaaagccaaaatatcgacaacaacaacaacaacaacaaaaacaaagccaaaaaaaatcgacaacaacaacaacaaacaaagcaccccaaaaaaaaaaaaaaaaaaaaaaaaatcgactttcaCACAGCCCCGACCTTCCACCCACAGGAGGGAAGGACTGAAGTGGCTTAGAGAGAATGCACACGAGGGGGTCTTGTACTTTGCTGATGATGACAACTCTTACGATATCAGGCTGTTCGAGCAGGTGAGGCGTGGTGGTTATTTGTTGCGTTTGTTggcattattttctttgttgtttttgtttttggtgtgtgtgtgtgtgtgtgtgtgtgtgtgtgtgtgtgtgtgtgtgtgtgtgtgtgtgtgtgtgtgtgtgtgtgtgtgtgtgtgtgtgtgtgtgtgttgggatgcgAGTGTTCATATGTTGGTTCGTATGTAATGTAGGTGGattcagatatatatacttataaatgcatacatatgtgggatatacatatatatatacacacatatatatatacacacatatatatatatgcatacatacatacatacatatatacatacatacactatatacttatacatacatacatacatacgtaggctatatacttatatatacatacatacatggactgtatacttatacatacatacatacggaagCACAAGCTATATTTTCCCAAACGAAAAACCAAACAGACAACAACAGACGCAGCGAAGTCGAGAATAATCCTTGAAATGCAAATCCGCCCGCCAGATGAGGACCACGAAAAAAGCGTCCGTGTTCCCCGTCGGGATGATCCTGAGCTACGGAATCAGCTCCCCCATCGTCAGGAACGGGAGGGTCATCGGATTCCATGACGCTTTCCAGGTGAggctattttctctttttgttactgtatatatatatatatatatatatatatatatatatatatatatatatatatatatatatataatgtatatatattatatatatacacacatatatgtatatgtatatgtatgtatatatgcacatatttatacatgtgtttctttctctctctctctctctctctctctctctctctctctctctctctctctacatacatatatatatgtattaatatatacatacacacacatatatgtatatatgtgtatatatgtatatatgcatatatatatatatatatatatatatatatatatacacacacacacacacatgtatatatataagtaaataaataaataaataaataaatatatatatatatatatatatatatatatatatatatatatatatatatatatatatatatatatatatatatacctttaaaaaCTTGTATCCTCATTTCCAGGCTGGACGCAAATTCGCTGTCGACATGGCGGGTTTTGCAGTAAACCTACGGGTTCTACACGCCAGCCCCCAGGCCACCATCCCGCTCCGCCTCTCGTACCTCGAGGACGGCTTCCTGAAGTCGCTTAGGCTCGAGCTGGAGGATCTGGAGCCTCTGGCGTCCGAGTGCACGGAGGTGGGCTTCGGTTCCGTGACTTGGCagtttctttgtttcgtttttgtgtgGTTTCGGGGACACTGGCGAGGCCtagttttgtttgtctttctctcttctctttctaaccaattacatgcgcgcgcgcgcgcacacacacacacacacacacacacacacacacacacacacacacacacacacacacacacacacacacacacacacacacacacacacacacacaaacacacaataacaccccccccccccccatcaataaTTCAACACCCAACCCTTACGCACTGCACATCAACACATCACCATAACATGAAAAAGGAGCTTCCCCTTCACCACGTACTaactaaaccccccttttcccctcgacaGGTGATGGTGTGGCACACGAAGACCCACAAGCCAGGCACGCCCAACCCAGAACACATTTCTCACGCCGACTTTGACACCAATCTGCCCGATCTTTACCGGAAGATCTTGCGTTGAAAGGAAACGTGTCCTGCACTGTTTGGGGGCAAAGTGTTGTACGCTCGTGGGTCCTGCGGTATTGTTAAGGTTTACACTGGGTGAGGTCGGTTCGGAATAAAGAACGATTTggtttgagtgtttgtttgtggcgtgtcctcctttttttgtttttgtttttgttttttcattgcgtacattcataaacacacacacacacagaggcatatatatatacacacacacacacaaaggcatatacacacacacatacacacacacacacacacacacacagaggcatatatatacacacacacacatgtatgtaccaTTACTTTGGAAATACTTCTATAGGAGAGTGTCAGACGTCAAGCTAAGGTGTTAATTTAAAGGACTTGGAAACGTCTGAAGTCTACGCAGGGAAGTCCTCAGCTTTGAACTATGGGTCTCGGCGAGGCGCAAGCGACttccttactctcactctctatataacccttttatctcactctctctctgttcctattTTTCCGCTATCTCAGCTATTATTTCTTCTCTTAATATTATCGTCTACTGACAAGCtcagagatgaaggaagagggagacgaataGTGAGAATTAGGGGAAGTGGgaaatagatgcatatatatatatatatatatatatatatatatatatatatatatatatatatatatatatagagagagagagagagagagagagagagagacagagagaggagagaggagagagagagagtggagagagagagtgaggagagaaagagaggggagagaaagagagaggagagaaagggagaggagagagagagagagagagtgaaaagggttaagggaagagaaaacgaatgagaggaagaaagagaagtaataaaggaagacagacagaaagacagatatccaaataacacatgcatacacacaaacagtacATGTGCAACTCCGCATGTACTAACATCCTCGGTTGAGGCAAGTCGCTAGACATTGTCTAGTCCAAAGCGTGCCCACCTCGAATCCCCATTTTCACCATTATGCATCTTTCATGACCATTTCCATAATGAAACACATGCTTGATGATAACCGAGGTAGAGAATACACACTCTGTATTCTCCTACCTCAGAGGATCGTGAAAATTACTTTGAGTTTTAcattattaactttttaaatattttctctcgACGAAGAAGAGACCCTTGGGTTAAAGTATCTTTTGCGAGGGCGCgaggaagcatatatatataaaccgtctTGGCGTCAGATAGACGTGGGGAGCCATGTCTAACCATCTTTCAGGAGAGGCCAGGCGTGTGGATGCAACACCGTCACCTTGTCTCAGCTGGAGTGTGTGCTACTTATGAAATTCTAATTGGAATCAGTTTTGGCCCCGCGTCTCCATGGTGCCGCCGCAGAATGTAAACAACGATGGACCTGTAGAGaccccaactttttttcttttttttctctctctgcttttggaCTTTCAtttacattctctttctcttttttttataccctttcgtCATCGtgtcatatatattctttacagATTTATTATCTCCACTTAATCAAATCTGATGGAAGAACACCCTAAATTCATATTTCTTGGGGGACTTGGACAATGGCGACTCTGCTTGTCGTCAAAGTCTGCCagaaaatgatgtttaaaagcCTCAAGCAGAATCTCGGCGGCGCTTGCCTTTGCTTGCGAAGTGACAGAACggccttgttgttgttgtgacaCCCGCTTGTGTGAGTGGCTTGCGTCCCGGGCGcgcctttttatatatacttacatacaaacgtatatacagtccgtgtatatatatatgtataaatatacatatatatgtatatatatatatatatatatatttatatgtatatatatatatatatatgtatttatatatataatatataatttatctatatttatctatacatatatgtctatctatatctatctatatatataaatctatctatatctatttatctatctatctatctatacatatatatgtatatatatatatatatatatatatatatatatatatatatatatatatagaagagagagagagagagagagagagagagagagagagcgagagagagagacacacacacacaaacatctctatactatacacatttacacacacacacacacacacatatatatacgtatatctatctatatctatctatctatctatctatatatacatatggacttccgcgatggtccagtgattagagtactggtctccgaccctcgtggtcccgagttcaattccccgccgcggcagtcgtaaaaaataaatgtgctttgactgctggctcgagcccgagaaaacgacatatcgccttgagaagtcaaacgcaggtgtcgtaggggaagtcaccgccgtggcacaaaacgcggttgatcaggaagggcatccaatcaggcaagggtggcactgcctataacctctcagtagtgaattgggagaggcctgtgtcctgcagtggaatgaatggctgttggaaaaaaaaatatatatatatatatatatatatatatatatatatatatatatatatttataatatatatac comes from Penaeus monodon isolate SGIC_2016 chromosome 5, NSTDA_Pmon_1, whole genome shotgun sequence and encodes:
- the LOC119573337 gene encoding galactosylgalactosylxylosylprotein 3-beta-glucuronosyltransferase P-like, translating into MVRLTLTRSVLLSVIVMETLYLMMSLQRLATLEEHCAADEGMHVEGHDIKKKAWPPLYVITPTYRRNTQMADMTRMSQTLMLVPNLHWIVVEDAEKTSQVVRDLLDRTGMPYTHLCATMPDEYKDQKSMGKGVFNRREGLKWLRENAHEGVLYFADDDNSYDIRLFEQMRTTKKASVFPVGMILSYGISSPIVRNGRVIGFHDAFQAGRKFAVDMAGFAVNLRVLHASPQATIPLRLSYLEDGFLKSLRLELEDLEPLASECTEVMVWHTKTHKPGTPNPEHISHADFDTNLPDLYRKILR